The Corynebacterium auriscanis genome includes the window CTGGGCGGTTTGGGAGTATTAGGGCCCACTCACATGGATTACACCGGCTCGATCTCGAGTGTGACGGCAGTCGCCCACTATGTTTCCCGGATTCTATCGGGTGAGTAAACTACTACAAGTTATTGCAGCATTTTCGTCTAGAAGGTAAAGGATTACAGGTACACCGTGGCTCGTGACTACTACGGCATCCTCGGCGTGAGCAAGGACGCTACCGATTCCGAGATCAAAAAAGCTTATCGCAAGCTGGCCCGCAAGTATCACCCCGATGTCAACCCCTCTGAGGAGGCGGCGGAGAAGTTCAATGAACTCTCTGTCGCCCAAGAGGTGCTGCTCGATCCGCAAAAGCGACAGATTGTTGATGCGGGTGGTGATCCCGAAGCTCAAGGTGGTGGCTTCGGCGGCGCTGGTGGCTTCGGAGGTTTCGGGGGCGGCGGCCTGGGCGATATATTCGACGCGTTCTTTGGCGGTGGAGGCGGAGGTCGGCGCCGCGGACCGCGCGTTTCTCGTGTCCGCCCGGGCAACGATGCGTTGGTGGGGATCGAGGCGACGTTGGAAGAAATCTATACCGGTGTAGAGCGCGAAGTGACAGTGGAAACCGCCGTGCGCTGTGACACGTGCGACGCGACCGGTTCGAAATCCAAAAAGGCGCCGGAGACCTGCCCCACGTGCCAGGGCTACGGCGAAGTCATGGAGATTCAAAACTCTATGCTGGGGCAGGTTCAGGTTGCCCGTCCGTGCCACCGCTGTGGTGGAACTGGCGAGATTATCCCCGATCCCTGCGAGGTCTGTGCCGGTGACGGTCGCGTGCGCTCCCGCAAGACCATCAAGGTCAACGTGCCCGCAGGGATCTCCGACGGCATGCGCCTGCGCTTGGCCGGCAAGGGGGAGGTGGGCCCTGGCGGCGGGCCAAATGGCGACCTTTACGTGGACGTGCGTACTCGCGAGCACGCACACTTCATACGCGAGGGCGATGACCTCCACATAACGATCAAGGTGCCTGCGGTGGAGGCCACGTTGGGTTCCAGCGTGGAGGTTCCCATGCTGGACGAATCCGTGCAGACTGTCACGATTGAACCGGGAACCCAGCCGGATGCTGTGATCACCGTGCCGGAACGCGGTATGCCGCATTTGCGGCGGGAGCGCGATGGCTACGGAAACCTTTATGCCCACGTTGAGGTGATTATCCCAACGGAACTCAGTCGTGCGGACAAGGAACGGTGGGAGGAACTGCGTGATCGTTCCGAGGAGTCCGTATCCGTCGGGACCAAGAACGATCATAGCGAGGGACTGTTTTCCCGCCTGCGTTCCCGTTTCGCCCGCTAGGCTTCACACCAATTTCCACAGTGATGAGATTGCCCCGCCATGACTGACCCAGTATTCATTCACCCCATCCCTATAGAAGCGGCCGCCGATGGCAGTGCGGGATTTCGCTTTGCCCTCACAGGGGCCGAAGCCAAGCACGTAGATGTGAAGCGCCTCAAGGATGGGGAACCGCTGGTTATCACAGACGGTCAGTCGCGGGCCGTTCGTGCGGTTTGGCGCGGGGGGCAGGTAGAGGTGACAGAAGGGTTAGCTGTTCCGGCACCTCGGCCTATGGTGACAGTCGTACAGGCCATCCCGAAATCTGAGCGAGCCGAACTCGCCGTGGATCTCATGGTGCAAGCCGGTGCTGATCGGATCATCCCCTGGGAATCGGCCCGCACGATCGCTAAGTGGGCAGGCAAAGAGCACAAGGCGCGTTTGAAGTGGGAAAACGCTGCCCGATCTGCGGCCAAGCAGGCGCGCCGTTTGCGGGTTCCCGAGGTCACCATGCCAGTTCGCTCAGTCGCGCAGATTGCCGAGTTTTTGGACGACGCCCCCACGGCCAGCCGCCAAATTCTCGTCTTGCACGAAAGCGCCTCCGTGAGTGTGAAGTCCTGTGATTTCACCACCTGTGATGAGGTCGTGCTGGTTATCGGTCCCGAAGGCGGCGTGGCGCCGGAGGAGATTGATCAGCTGGAATCCCTAGGTGCCCGCACGGTTGTTCTTGGACCCGAAGTGTTGCGTACGGCTTCTGCAGCAGCTGTGGCCCTCGGGGCAATCGGTGCGCTCAGTCCTCGCTGGGCTGCAACCACCGACTAGGCTGGCAGATAGTTCGTCCAACCCGAACTCCAGCATTCGCCCAACAAGTGAAGGACATACCTCGTTTATGACCCCATCTCAGGCTCACCCCCGCGTGGCCAGCTCTACCGTTGAGCTGGACCCAGATGCTGCTGTGGCCGTTGCCGGTCCAGGGGATGAAAACCTGCGTGTGATTGAGAATGCCTACGACGCGGACATGCTCACCAGGGGCAACCGTGTGACCATCCGCGGTGAGGCCTCCGAGGTTTCGCGTGTGAGGCAGGTCCTCCAAGAAATGGCCAACTTGGTCAGTCGTGGCAACACGGTTACACCAGATACCACTCGTCGGATCATCGCGTTGCACAACGATCGTGGCTCCCGTAGTCTCCAGCTGGGTGGGGAGCCGGAGGAGCCCCAGCAAGTGGGTGCTCCTGTTCTTGGGTCCGATGATCCGATCGTCAGCTACCGTGGCAAGACCGTCCGGCCGAAAACTCCCGGCCAGTCGGAATACGTGGAAGCTATCGATGATCATTCCGTCGTGTTCGGTGTGGGACCGGCGGGGACGGGTAAAACGTATCTGGCTATGGCCAAGGCGGTTCAAGCCTTGCAAAACAAGGACGTGACCCGCATTATCCTTACTCGTCCCGCGGTGGAAGCGGGAGAGAAATTGGGATTTCTGCCGGGCACTCTTGGCGATAAAATTGATCCGTATCTGCGCCCGCTGCATGATGCGCTGCGCGAGATGGTTGATCCGGAGATGATCCCGCGCCTCATGGAGAGCGGTGTTATTGAGGTTGCTCCGTTGGCGTACATGCGCGGTCGCACGCTTAACGATTCCTTCGTGGTTCTCGACGAGGGCCAGAACACCACGCCCGCGCAGATGAAGATGTTCCTCACGCGCCTGGGCTTCGGTTCCAAAATGGTCGTTACGGGCGATCTCAGTCAAACCGATTTACCGCATCATCAGGAATCGGGTTTGCGCGTGGCACAGCGGATTTTGCGGGATGTTCCCGGCGTGCACGTCACTGCCTTTGACAGTGACGATGTGGTGCGTCACCGTTTGGTCTCTAGGATTGTCGACGCCTACGAGGCTTTCGAGGCCGAAGAGGAACAAGCCCGCATGGACCGCGAAGAAGAACTCCAAGAGCGCCGCCTCGGACGTGGCAAGAAGCACAAAGGATAGGGCCCAAAGTCGTGAGTATTGAAGTTTTCAATGAATCCGGTCGTGGAGAAGTCAATGAGGAGGAGCTCATTGATGTAGCTAGGTACGCACTGTGGACTCTCGATGTTCATTCTGCAGCGGAACTGTCGATCCATATTGTGGATCTGGACACTATTGCTGATCTGCATGAACGGTGGTTGGACTTGCCAGGCCCCACGGATGTCATGAGTTTCCCTATGGATGAACTCACACCGGGTTGGGGCCGTAAGGACGGTCCTCCGCCGAGTCCAGCGATGTTGGGAGACATCATGTTGTGCCCGGACTTCGCGGAGCGCCAGGCCGACCGAGCTGGCCATTCTCTAGCTCATGAGCTGGACTTGCTGACGGTGCACGGTGTGTTGCACCTGTTGGGCTTTGATCACACCACGCCTGAGGAGGAGCAGCGCATGTTCTCCCTCCAGAATGAGATTCTGGCTAATTGGTATGACTCGCAAGAGGAGCGTGGCGTCAGTTTTGCACCAAAGCCCAGCGGGGCCGGGGCCTTCCCTACGGCGGCGGACCGCGTAGATGCTAAAGATGATTCGGGCGCAACGAACATCGACACCAGCGCCAGCCACCCCGACAAAGACTAAGACACCTAAACCAGCAGCATGGACTCAATCGCAATTTTCGGCCCCCTCGGTGTTTTCCTCGCACTCCTGATGGGTGGTGCGTTGTCGCTTGTGGAAACAGCGGTATCCGCGATTTCGCGCGCGCGAGTGGAAGTTCTTGTTAAGGACGAGAAGCCGGGTGCGGGGCGGCTTCTGGATGTCATCGATAACCGTGCGCAACACATTAACCTGTTGATCTTGCTGCGAACGGTGTGCGAGGCTGCCGGGGCAGTGTTGGCAGCTGGGCTCCTGCTGACGTGGCGGGGTGATAGCGCGAGCACGTACGTGATCGCGATTGCCGCTGTGACAGTGATCACGTTCGTCGTTATTGGTGTGCTGTCGAGGACACTGGGCCGCCAAAATCCGTATTCCATTTCGCTGAAAACCGCGCCCCTACTCTTGGGGATGCGGCGACTACTGGGGCCCATTGCAAAGTTACTGGTGGCTGTGGGTAACTTCCTCGCGCCGGGCAGGGGATTTCGGGATGGTCCCTTTGCGACAGAAGTGGAGTTGCGCGAGCTGGTAGATATCGCTTCGGAGCGAGGGATCGTGGAGCGCGACGAGCGCCGCATGATTCA containing:
- the dnaJ gene encoding molecular chaperone DnaJ, with translation MARDYYGILGVSKDATDSEIKKAYRKLARKYHPDVNPSEEAAEKFNELSVAQEVLLDPQKRQIVDAGGDPEAQGGGFGGAGGFGGFGGGGLGDIFDAFFGGGGGGRRRGPRVSRVRPGNDALVGIEATLEEIYTGVEREVTVETAVRCDTCDATGSKSKKAPETCPTCQGYGEVMEIQNSMLGQVQVARPCHRCGGTGEIIPDPCEVCAGDGRVRSRKTIKVNVPAGISDGMRLRLAGKGEVGPGGGPNGDLYVDVRTREHAHFIREGDDLHITIKVPAVEATLGSSVEVPMLDESVQTVTIEPGTQPDAVITVPERGMPHLRRERDGYGNLYAHVEVIIPTELSRADKERWEELRDRSEESVSVGTKNDHSEGLFSRLRSRFAR
- a CDS encoding 16S rRNA (uracil(1498)-N(3))-methyltransferase; translated protein: MTDPVFIHPIPIEAAADGSAGFRFALTGAEAKHVDVKRLKDGEPLVITDGQSRAVRAVWRGGQVEVTEGLAVPAPRPMVTVVQAIPKSERAELAVDLMVQAGADRIIPWESARTIAKWAGKEHKARLKWENAARSAAKQARRLRVPEVTMPVRSVAQIAEFLDDAPTASRQILVLHESASVSVKSCDFTTCDEVVLVIGPEGGVAPEEIDQLESLGARTVVLGPEVLRTASAAAVALGAIGALSPRWAATTD
- a CDS encoding PhoH family protein, which encodes MTPSQAHPRVASSTVELDPDAAVAVAGPGDENLRVIENAYDADMLTRGNRVTIRGEASEVSRVRQVLQEMANLVSRGNTVTPDTTRRIIALHNDRGSRSLQLGGEPEEPQQVGAPVLGSDDPIVSYRGKTVRPKTPGQSEYVEAIDDHSVVFGVGPAGTGKTYLAMAKAVQALQNKDVTRIILTRPAVEAGEKLGFLPGTLGDKIDPYLRPLHDALREMVDPEMIPRLMESGVIEVAPLAYMRGRTLNDSFVVLDEGQNTTPAQMKMFLTRLGFGSKMVVTGDLSQTDLPHHQESGLRVAQRILRDVPGVHVTAFDSDDVVRHRLVSRIVDAYEAFEAEEEQARMDREEELQERRLGRGKKHKG
- the ybeY gene encoding rRNA maturation RNase YbeY, translating into MSIEVFNESGRGEVNEEELIDVARYALWTLDVHSAAELSIHIVDLDTIADLHERWLDLPGPTDVMSFPMDELTPGWGRKDGPPPSPAMLGDIMLCPDFAERQADRAGHSLAHELDLLTVHGVLHLLGFDHTTPEEEQRMFSLQNEILANWYDSQEERGVSFAPKPSGAGAFPTAADRVDAKDDSGATNIDTSASHPDKD